TAGTAGGTCGGCGACCCGATGACGACCACCTCGGCCTCGAGCATCCGCTGGGCGATGTCGCCCCACCCGTCCCCCTCGATGACGCACCACTTCGTCTCCTTGCACCTCTCGCACCCGGTGCAGGGGTGGACGATGCGTCCGGCGAGGGAGACGAATTCGGTCTCGATCCCTGACATCTGCACCTTCGCAAGGATGTACCTGACCAGCTGGGCGGTGTTGCCGTCCTTTCTCATGCTCCCTGATACGCCGAGGACCTTCATACACTGAGATGGACTTCACCCATATTGCTCTTTCTGATCTGCGGGACGAGGCCCGCCCTCCTGAACGCCTCCGCGATCTCTGCAAAAGGATCTTCAGGCCGGAAAAAGAGGTGCGAGGGACAGGAGCAGTCCGTGCATCCGAAACCCGGCACGGCCTCCCCGCCGATCGCGGCGGCGATCCGGCACTCCATATCCTCCTCCGTCGCCCCGAGGACCGCACCCCTGAGAGCGATGTCGGGAGAGAGGAGGAGGCGGTCGATGTGCCAGTGCGGCCGCCCCTCCCACGTCGCCGCACGCCTGACATGCCGGCCGACCCGCGCCTCGAGTCCGCCGGGGCCGAGGGCCGAACCGACATAGATGTGATACCCGGCCCTGAAGCGGACGGCCCCGAGACGGCCGACCTCTATCTCGCAGGCCCTCGTCCGGAGGACAAGGCAGTAGACGCCCTTCATCACCGCATGCCCTTCAGGGCGAGGGCCGACGCCCTGACATGCCTGCTGCCGCCGCTCTTCAACGGTTCGCCGTGGCCGGGGTACAGGCCCTCGACGTCGAGGTTGGAGAGGCGCTCTACCGAGGCGGCGAGGGCGCGGCCGTCCCCGCCCGGAAAGTCGCACCGCCCGAATGACCCGCCCGGGAAGACGGTGTCGCCGCAGAAGAGAGCACGCTCCTCCTCGCTGTACAGGGAGATCCCGCCGGGCGTGTGGCCGGGCGTGTGGATGACAAGAAGGCCGCCGACCCTGTCCCCGTCCGCGAGGATGCGGTCGGGGACGACCATCGGGGGTTGCTCGCAGAACATCGGCGCAAGACTCCGGGTATCATCGGTGAGGCCGGGGACGTCGAGGGCATGGACGCAGACCTCGGCCCCGGTCATCGCCGCGATCTCCTTCAGGTGGGCGATATGGTCGTAGTGCGTGTGGGTGATGACGATCGTCCTGACCCTGTCCGCATGGGGGGCGACGGCCATCGGGTAGACCCCGGCGTCGATGAGGATATCGCCGAAGAGGTAACTGTTCGCGAAGAACCCCTCTCCCGGCAACCACGTGACTGGCATGCAGAATAATAAGGATCGGTGACAGATGTGTGTTATGCAAACCCTGATCAAGGAGTCCCTCAAAGGCGTCCCGCCCGAGATCGAGGCGATCGCGAGGGACGAGGGGCTTTCACCACGGCAGGCCGCCCGTGCTGTGACGAGGGGACGGATCACCGTCGCAGCCAACCCCCGTCGCCCGCACCGCCTCGTCGCCATCGGGGAAGGGTGCCGGATCAAGGTGAATGTCAATGTGGGCACCTCGATGCAGAGGTGCGACCCTGACCTTGAGATCAGGAAGGCCGAGGCGGCACTCGCAAACGGCGCCGACGCCCTCATGGACCTCTCGACCGGCGGCGACCTTCCGGCGATGAGAAAGCGGATCCTCGCCCTCGACGCTCCTGTCGGCACGGTCCCGATCTACGAGGCGGTCAGGCGTGCCGGATCGGCCGCGGACGTCACCTCGGACATCCTCTTCAATGTCATCAGGGACCACTGCAAGCAGGGCGTGGACTTCCTCACCCTCCACTGCGGGGTGAACCAGGACGCCCTTGCCGCCCTGAAGGCCGACCCCAGGATCATGGGCGTGGTCTCGCGGGGCGGCGCCTTCCATGTTGCAATGATGGCGGCCACCGGCGAGGAAAACCCTCTCTATAAGGAATACGGCTACCTCCTTGATATCCTGGAGGAGAACGACGTCGTCATCTCCCTGGGCGACGGCATGCGGCCAGGCTGCCTGTACGATGCGGAGAGGCTTGCGAAGGCGACGGAGTACGTCACCCTCGCCCGCCTCGCAAAGCAGGCACTTTCCCGCGGGGTCCAGCGCTTCATCGAGGGACCGGGCCACATGCCCATCGACCAGATCGGCTACAACGTGCAGATGATGAAGGAACTCACCGACGGGGCGCCCCTGTACCTCCTCGGCCCCCTGGTGACCGACATCGGCACGGGCTACGACCACGTTGTCGGGGCGATCGGCGGGGCGGTGGCGGCGATGCACGGCCTCGACTTCCTCTGCATGGTCTCGCCCGCGGAGCACCTCGCCCTCCCTGACCTCGACGACATCGTCGAGGGGACGCGGGTCGCAAAGATCGCTGCGCATGTCGGCGACATCGTGCGCCTCGGCGAGGGTGCCCATGCCAAGGCCGACCTGAAGATGGCCCAGGCTCGCAGGCGCCTCAACTGGGACGACCAGTTCAAGGCGGCGATGTACGGCGACCACGCCCGGAAGATGCACGAGAGGGACGGCGACCTCGACACCTGTTCGATGTGCGGCGACCTCTGCGCGATCAAGATGGTGCGAGATCTGCTCGACGAGACCCCGAAGGAATAGGGCCTTTCGAGATCCCATCTCTTTTTTTGCGGTTCGCCCTCTCTCTTCCGGTCTCTCTGTTTTTCCGTGGTTAATCCTGTGAAGGGAAACTTTTTCCCACGCGGTTCATATCCTCGAAGGTGCCACCGCATGTATGGACAGCATACCTCTCACCATCGGTGGGAAGAAGGCCGAGGGCTTTGTGATCCCCCTCGGCCCGGCAAACCTCGTCTTCGTGAAGATGGAGAAGGGCCTCGTGGGTTGTGGCGCCGTCGACGTGCAGGCCCTGGAGAAGTTCGGCTACGCGGCGGCGAAGGTGCGGCCGGCATCGGGGCCGTCGATCCGGACTGTCGACGACATCCTTGCCGGGACGATCGCCGCGGCAAACGGTCCGGCCCGGGCCCTCGGGATCGCGGAGGGCATGAGCGGGCGGGAGGCCCTGGAGCGCCTTTGAGAGGTCTCCAGACCTGCCAGTTGGAATATGTATTTAAACCCAGAAATTGCCTCGTTTTTTCCGGGAAAACGGGCTGTATCCACAGTTATTTTAAAATAAAATGATGCAAAGGATGAAAACCCTGAACTGCATGAAACGCAATGTTTATTTCATGGTTCCTCAATGTATCTCCCGTGACCGGCACGGAGAGCCCCTCCCCCAACCTGCCGCGGACGCTGATCTGCACCCTCCTCATTCTTCTGGTCCTGATCACGCCGGGTGCCGCCGGTGATGTCGACGATACCCGGACTGTGATGCTCCTCCTCTCCTACAACCAGGGATTTACCTGGACTGACGACGTCGTCGCCGGTGTCGTCTCTGTCCTCCCGCCCGATGCCCGGACAGATCTGCGTATCGAGTACATGGACACGAAGCACGCCGCCGGCGAGGCGTACTATGATGACTTCGCTGCCATCTACCGGGAAAAATATCGGGACAGCCCTCCTGACGTCATCATCGCCTCTGAGGAGGATGCCTACCAGTTCCTCAGGGAGTACAAAGACACCCTCTTCCCGGAGACGCCTGTCGTCGTTACCGGCCTGAACTGGCGGCCCGACCGTCCGGCCCCCGAGAGCCCTGACTTCACCGGCGTGATGGAGGACTACGAGATCCCGCGGACGATCGACCTCGCCCTCTCTCTCCACCCCGAGACGGAGACCCTCGTCATCGTCAACGACAACATCTCGACCGCAGGGAAGGAGAACGCACTTCTTCTCCGGGAGATCATCCCCGCCTACGAGGACCAGGTGAACGTGACCGTCCTCGAAGACCTCCCCTTCACCGACGTTGAGGCGGCCCTACAGATCCTTCCCCCGGAAAGCGTCGTCCTTCTGCTCACCTACAACACCGACGCCACCGGTCGTGGCTACACCTATGACGAGGTCGCGGCGAGGGTGCGGGCGGCGACAGACGTCCCCATCTACGGCGTCTGGGACTTCTATCTCGGGAAAGGGATCGTCGGCGGCTACATGACCCGGGGCTTTATGCAGGGAGCGACGGCCGCGGAGATGGCGTCGACTATCCTTGACGGGAAACCGGTCGAAGATATCCCGCCAGTGGTGGCGCGGCCGGAGTCGGCAATGTTCGACTATAATGAACTCCAGAGGTTCGGCATCCCCGACTCGGCCCTGCCGGCAGGGAGCACGGTGATCAACCGCCCGCCCGGCACGGTCGAGGTGGAGAGAGAGACCGTCTGGACCGCCGCCGCCGCCGGTCTCCTCCTCATCCTTCTCCTCGTCACTCTCACGGCTATGAACCGCCGGTTGAGGACGACGGAGGAGCGGTTGCGAAAGAGTGAAGAGCGCCTTTCCGCAGCTCTTGAGGCGACAAACGACGGCCTGTGGGACTGGCACATCCCAACCGGCACCACCTATTTCAGTCCGGGGTGGTACCGCATGCTCGGGTACGAGCCCGACGCGTTCGTGCCGTCCTTCTCCGCATGGGAGAGGCTTATCCATCCCGAAGAGCGGGAAAAGGCGGTCGCCGCGCTTCTCGCCGCCAGCCGAGGTGAGAATGAGATCTTCAAGGCCGAGTTCAGGCTGAAGACAAAAGACGGCGGGTGGAAATGGATCCTCGGCCGCGGCCGGGTCGTCGAATGGAAGGACGGCACGCCCTTCAGGATGACCGGCCTGAACACCGACGTCACCGCCCGCAGGATGGCCGACGACGAACTCGCCCTCCACAGACGGCACCTTGCCGACCTCGTGGCGGCGCGGACTGCTGACCTGGACCGCGCCGTCGGGCAACTGAAGGCGGAGATCGAGGAACGCAAGACTGTCGAGGCAAACCTTGCCACCGAGAAGGAACGGCTTGCCGTCACCCTGCGCTCGATCGCCGACGGCGTCATCGCCACCGGCACCGACGGCAGGATCGTCCTGATGAACCGCGCCGCGGAGGTCCTCACTGGCTGGCCGCAGGAAGAGGCCGAAGGGAAGGACCTCGCCGCGGTCTTGCGGGTGCTCGATCCGGAGATCAGGCAGGCGATTGCCGGCCCGGTTCATGGCACCGGGGGCGACGCTGTTCTCCTCAGAAAGGACGGGGAGGAAAGACTCATCTCGAGCTCGACCGCCCCGATCCGTGACCCTGAGCAGCGGGTCACCGGCTCCGTGATCGTCGTCCGCGATGTCACTACCGAGAGGCGTGCCGAGGAGGAGCTGGTCCGGGCCCAGAAACTCGAGTCTGTCGGTCTCCTTGCCGGCGGGATCGCTCATGACTTCAACAACTTTCTGATGGCGATCCTGGCGAACATCCAGTTCGCCGAAGACGGCCTCGCCGCGGATGACGAACGGTGCACATACCTCAAAGACGCGGAGGCTGCCCTCTTCAGGGCGCGTGACCTGACGGCGCAACTCCTCACCTTCGCCCGCGGCGGTGCGCCCGTGCGCGAGGCCCGTCACCTCACCGCGATGATCACGGAGACCACGGCCTTCACCCTGCGGGGATCGGCGGTGCGGCCTGTCTTCGAGATAGAAGACGGTCTCTGGCCAGTGGACGTGGATATCGGGCAGATCTCCCAGGTGATCGGGAACCTCGTCCTGAATGCCACGCAGGCGATGCCGGATGGGGGCACGGTTACGATTCGGGCGAAAAACACGGAGATAACCGCCGCCCGCCCCTCTCTCGGCCCCGGCAGATATGTCAGGATCGAGGTGGCCGACACCGGGGAGGGGATCGACCCTGCACACCTGGGAAAGATCTTCGACCCCTATTTCACGACGAAGGTACATGGTCGGGGCCTCGGCCTCCCGAGTTCTCTCTCTATCGTCCGCAGGCACGAGGGCACCATCGACGTCTCTTCGACGCCCGGCGAGGGGACGACATTCACGGTCTACCTCCCGGCGAGCGAGAGTGCGCCGCGCGAGGAGAGAAAGGAGACGCCCCGGGCGCGTGAAAACGGCGGGCCCCGGAGGAGGGTGCTGATCATGGATGACGAGGAGGGGATCAGGGAGGTGATGGCCTTGATGCTCGGGAAAAAGGGCTTTGCCGTCGAGACCGCGGCCGACGGCGCCGCGGCGGTCGAGCGCTACGAAGAGGCGCGGACACGGGGGGAACCCTTCGACGCCGTCGTTCTGGACCTGACCGTTCCCGGCGGCATGGGAGGGAAGGAGACAGTCGAGCGCCTGCTCGCTATCGATCCTGCCGTAAAGGCGATCGCGTCGAGCGGGTACTCGGACGACCCGGTGATGGCGTCGTACTCAGAATACGGTTTTGCCGCGGCACTCCCGAAACCCTTCAGGGTGGACGACCTCGTCGCCGCTCTGGATAGCCTCTTCAGCAACCGCGAGTGAGAGGTCCGGCATGCTCTCGTTTTCGGTGGCGTAGAGTTCCTGTTCTGGTGCGGGACACCAACCCCCCGCCTTCCCCGGACTGCCCGCCGGGGGACTACTCAAAAATCTTCGATTTTCTCATGCTCGCATCGTTCACATCTCGAAGGTCTTCGATCCCATGCAGATCGGAGATCTGCCGGAACAGGAAAATCTTCGATTTTCCGTGCACGTAAAACCAGAGATTTTACTTCTCAGAGAATCTTTGATTCTCTGTGTTCTCAAGTTCGCCCCGTTGCCACCGGACCCCCGGTACAGGCACACAGACAGGATTTTTCCAGAACCGAATGAGCGTCAGGTCCTCGACGCTTTCAGGGGTTCTGCCC
Above is a genomic segment from Methanofollis sp. UBA420 containing:
- a CDS encoding DUF123 domain-containing protein — protein: MKGVYCLVLRTRACEIEVGRLGAVRFRAGYHIYVGSALGPGGLEARVGRHVRRAATWEGRPHWHIDRLLLSPDIALRGAVLGATEEDMECRIAAAIGGEAVPGFGCTDCSCPSHLFFRPEDPFAEIAEAFRRAGLVPQIRKSNMGEVHLSV
- a CDS encoding MBL fold metallo-hydrolase encodes the protein MPVTWLPGEGFFANSYLFGDILIDAGVYPMAVAPHADRVRTIVITHTHYDHIAHLKEIAAMTGAEVCVHALDVPGLTDDTRSLAPMFCEQPPMVVPDRILADGDRVGGLLVIHTPGHTPGGISLYSEEERALFCGDTVFPGGSFGRCDFPGGDGRALAASVERLSNLDVEGLYPGHGEPLKSGGSRHVRASALALKGMR
- the thiC gene encoding phosphomethylpyrimidine synthase ThiC — its product is MCVMQTLIKESLKGVPPEIEAIARDEGLSPRQAARAVTRGRITVAANPRRPHRLVAIGEGCRIKVNVNVGTSMQRCDPDLEIRKAEAALANGADALMDLSTGGDLPAMRKRILALDAPVGTVPIYEAVRRAGSAADVTSDILFNVIRDHCKQGVDFLTLHCGVNQDALAALKADPRIMGVVSRGGAFHVAMMAATGEENPLYKEYGYLLDILEENDVVISLGDGMRPGCLYDAERLAKATEYVTLARLAKQALSRGVQRFIEGPGHMPIDQIGYNVQMMKELTDGAPLYLLGPLVTDIGTGYDHVVGAIGGAVAAMHGLDFLCMVSPAEHLALPDLDDIVEGTRVAKIAAHVGDIVRLGEGAHAKADLKMAQARRRLNWDDQFKAAMYGDHARKMHERDGDLDTCSMCGDLCAIKMVRDLLDETPKE
- a CDS encoding YunC family protein, with product MDSIPLTIGGKKAEGFVIPLGPANLVFVKMEKGLVGCGAVDVQALEKFGYAAAKVRPASGPSIRTVDDILAGTIAAANGPARALGIAEGMSGREALERL
- a CDS encoding ABC transporter substrate binding protein, which produces MFISWFLNVSPVTGTESPSPNLPRTLICTLLILLVLITPGAAGDVDDTRTVMLLLSYNQGFTWTDDVVAGVVSVLPPDARTDLRIEYMDTKHAAGEAYYDDFAAIYREKYRDSPPDVIIASEEDAYQFLREYKDTLFPETPVVVTGLNWRPDRPAPESPDFTGVMEDYEIPRTIDLALSLHPETETLVIVNDNISTAGKENALLLREIIPAYEDQVNVTVLEDLPFTDVEAALQILPPESVVLLLTYNTDATGRGYTYDEVAARVRAATDVPIYGVWDFYLGKGIVGGYMTRGFMQGATAAEMASTILDGKPVEDIPPVVARPESAMFDYNELQRFGIPDSALPAGSTVINRPPGTVEVERETVWTAAAAGLLLILLLVTLTAMNRRLRTTEERLRKSEERLSAALEATNDGLWDWHIPTGTTYFSPGWYRMLGYEPDAFVPSFSAWERLIHPEEREKAVAALLAASRGENEIFKAEFRLKTKDGGWKWILGRGRVVEWKDGTPFRMTGLNTDVTARRMADDELALHRRHLADLVAARTADLDRAVGQLKAEIEERKTVEANLATEKERLAVTLRSIADGVIATGTDGRIVLMNRAAEVLTGWPQEEAEGKDLAAVLRVLDPEIRQAIAGPVHGTGGDAVLLRKDGEERLISSSTAPIRDPEQRVTGSVIVVRDVTTERRAEEELVRAQKLESVGLLAGGIAHDFNNFLMAILANIQFAEDGLAADDERCTYLKDAEAALFRARDLTAQLLTFARGGAPVREARHLTAMITETTAFTLRGSAVRPVFEIEDGLWPVDVDIGQISQVIGNLVLNATQAMPDGGTVTIRAKNTEITAARPSLGPGRYVRIEVADTGEGIDPAHLGKIFDPYFTTKVHGRGLGLPSSLSIVRRHEGTIDVSSTPGEGTTFTVYLPASESAPREERKETPRARENGGPRRRVLIMDDEEGIREVMALMLGKKGFAVETAADGAAAVERYEEARTRGEPFDAVVLDLTVPGGMGGKETVERLLAIDPAVKAIASSGYSDDPVMASYSEYGFAAALPKPFRVDDLVAALDSLFSNRE